A genomic region of Castor canadensis chromosome 16, mCasCan1.hap1v2, whole genome shotgun sequence contains the following coding sequences:
- the Thoc3 gene encoding THO complex subunit 3, translating to MREAPAPGVIAPRLGCSAVLGVLSMAVPTAVVGPSALGQSGPGSLAPWCSVSSGPSRYVLGMQELFRGHSKTREFPAHSAKVHSVAWSCDGRRLASGSFDKTASVFLLEKDRLVKENNYRGHGDSVDQLCWHPSNPDLFVTASGDKTIRIWDVRTTKCIATVNTKGENINICWSPDGQTIAVGNKDDVVTFIDAKTHRSKAEEQFKFEVNEISWNNDNNMFFLTNGNGCINILSYPELKPVQSINAHPSNCICIKFDPMGKYFATGSADALVSLWDVDELVCVRCFSRLDWPVRTLSFSHDGKMLASASEDHFIDIAEVETGDKLWEVQCESPTFTVAWHPKRPLLAFACDDKDGKYDSSREAGTVKLFGLPNDS from the exons ATGCGTGAGGCGCCGGCGCCAGGAGTAATTGCGCCCAGGCTGGGCTGCAGCGCAGTCCTCGGGGTGTTGAGCATGGCAGTCCCTACGGCAGTTGTCGGGCCTTCGGCTCTGGGCCAGAGCGGTCCAGGTTCGCTGGCTCCTTGGTGCTCCGTGAGCAGCGGCCCATCGCGCTACGTGCTCGGGATGCAGGAACTGTTCCGAGGCCACAGCAAGACGCGCGAGTTTCCGGCGCACAGTGCCAAGGTGCATTCTGTGGCCTGGAGCTGCGACGGGCGTCGCTTAGCCTCGGGATCCTTTGACAAGACGGCCAGCGTCTTCTTACTGGAGAAGGACCGGTTG GTCAAAGAAAACAACTATCGGGGACATGGGGACAGTGTGGACCAGCTTTGTTGGCATCCAAGTAATCCTGATCTCTTCGTCACTGCATCTGGAGATAAAACCATTCGCATCTGGGATGTGAGGACCACAAAATGCATTGCCACCGTGAACACTAAAG GGGAGAACATTAATATCTGTTGGAGTCCTGATGGGCAGACCATTGCTGTGGGCAACAAGGATGATGTGGTGACCTTTATTGACGCCAAGACACACCGTTCCAAAGCAGAGGAGCAGTTCAAGTTTGAGGTCAACGAAATCTCCTGGAACAATGATAATAACATGTTCTTCCTCACAAATGGCAATGGTTGTATCAACATCCTCAG CTATCCAGAACTGAAGCCTGTGCAGTCCATCAATGCCCATCCTTCCAACTGCATCTGTATCAAGTTTGACCCCATGGGGAAGTATTTTGCTACTGGGAGTGCAGATGCATTGGTCAGCCTCTGGGATGTGGATGAGTTGGTGTGTGTAAGGTGCTTTTCCAG GCTGGATTGGCCTGTGAGGACCCTCAGTTTTAGCCATGATGGGAAGATGCTGGCGTCAGCGTCTGAAGATCATTTCATAGACATAGCTGAAGTAGAGACAG GAGACAAGCTATGGGAGGTGCAGTGTGAGTCCCCGACCTTCACCGTGGCATGGCACCCCAAAAGGCCTCTGCTGGCATTTGCCTGTGATGACAAAGATGGCAAATACGACAGCAGCCGGGAAGCTGGGACTGTGAAGCTCTTTGGGCTTCCCAATGACTCCTGA